A single Thermotoga sp. DNA region contains:
- a CDS encoding DegT/DnrJ/EryC1/StrS aminotransferase family protein, with product MIPLFDLTRQYMRIRGEILNAIDRVISSGRVILGENVKKLEEKVASFVGVKHGIGVASGSDALLIALRAMGVEKGDVVVTTPYTFFATASAPYRLGARVIFVDVEESTFNMDPNQLEHVLKKEKVKAVIPVHLFGRTMDLEALSFLKEKYGVMILEDCAQSFGSEWKFKNGEIKKSGSVGDAAIFSFFPTKNLGTYGDGGMIVTNSEKIAEECRMLRVHGARKKYFHEKVGYNSRLDEIHAAVLSVKFRYLEKWTEERLRAAKTYQRLFEEKGLPVIYPRVEEKGFKYHVFHQYVVLFENEETRDRMREGLSEREIQTAVYYPLPLHLQKCFKGLGYREGDFPVAESLSKRSLALPIFPELRDEEIEEVVSTMELFV from the coding sequence ATGATTCCGCTCTTCGATCTCACAAGACAGTACATGAGGATAAGAGGAGAAATCCTGAACGCAATAGACAGGGTGATCTCTTCTGGAAGGGTGATACTGGGAGAAAACGTGAAGAAGCTCGAAGAAAAGGTGGCGAGTTTTGTCGGTGTGAAACACGGAATCGGTGTTGCAAGTGGAAGCGACGCACTCCTCATTGCGCTCAGGGCCATGGGAGTGGAGAAGGGGGACGTGGTGGTCACCACACCTTATACATTCTTTGCCACGGCGAGTGCCCCTTACAGGCTCGGTGCCAGGGTGATCTTTGTCGACGTGGAGGAGAGCACATTCAACATGGACCCGAACCAGCTTGAACACGTGTTGAAAAAAGAGAAGGTGAAGGCGGTCATACCCGTTCATCTCTTCGGTAGAACGATGGATCTTGAGGCATTGAGTTTTCTGAAGGAAAAATACGGTGTGATGATCCTCGAGGATTGTGCTCAGTCTTTCGGATCGGAGTGGAAATTTAAAAACGGTGAGATCAAAAAGAGCGGTTCTGTTGGGGATGCGGCGATCTTTTCCTTCTTTCCCACCAAGAACCTGGGAACTTACGGTGATGGTGGAATGATTGTGACGAACAGCGAAAAGATCGCAGAAGAGTGCAGAATGTTGAGGGTGCACGGTGCGAGAAAGAAGTACTTCCACGAGAAGGTGGGGTACAACTCAAGGCTCGATGAGATCCACGCCGCCGTTCTGAGCGTGAAATTCAGGTACCTGGAAAAGTGGACAGAGGAAAGATTGAGGGCGGCGAAAACTTATCAGAGACTGTTCGAAGAAAAAGGTCTTCCAGTGATTTACCCCAGGGTGGAAGAGAAGGGGTTCAAATACCATGTCTTCCATCAGTACGTTGTTTTGTTCGAGAACGAAGAAACAAGAGATAGGATGAGAGAGGGTCTCTCAGAAAGAGAAATCCAGACAGCCGTTTACTATCCGCTACCTCTTCATCTTCAGAAGTGTTTCAAAGGACTGGGTTACAGAGAAGGAGATTTCCCCGTGGCCGAATCTCTTTCGAAAAGGAGCCTTGCCCTTCCCATATTTCCAGAACTCAGAGATGAGGAGATAGAAGAGGTCGTCAGTACAATGGAGTTGTTTGTTTAA
- a CDS encoding TatD family hydrolase has protein sequence MVDTHTHLHFRQFNEDRTEIISRFEEDRIDFVVNVGVDLEDSKKSLEITKLSDRILCAVGVHPHEAKNVPENFIEELRKLARSEKVVAIGETGLDFFRNISPPEDQRRVFIEQIGLARSLDLPLIVHVREAYEEAYAILSSEDLPEKKGVIHAFSSNYEWAKKFIDLGFLLGIGGPVTYPKNESLREVVKKVGLEHIVLETDCPFLPPQPFRGKRNEPKYLKYVIETIAGVLSTSYLIVEERTTENAFKLFKG, from the coding sequence ATGGTGGACACGCATACACACCTTCATTTCCGCCAGTTCAATGAGGACAGAACAGAGATCATTTCGAGATTCGAGGAAGACAGAATTGATTTCGTTGTGAACGTGGGAGTGGATCTGGAAGACTCAAAGAAAAGTCTTGAGATCACAAAGCTAAGTGACAGGATCCTCTGCGCGGTGGGGGTCCATCCACACGAGGCAAAGAATGTTCCAGAGAATTTCATAGAGGAGTTAAGAAAACTTGCAAGAAGTGAAAAAGTCGTTGCCATCGGTGAGACAGGCCTTGATTTTTTCAGAAACATCTCTCCTCCTGAAGACCAGAGGAGAGTCTTCATTGAGCAGATAGGGCTTGCAAGATCGCTCGATCTTCCTCTCATCGTTCATGTGAGAGAAGCGTACGAGGAGGCGTACGCGATACTCTCGAGTGAGGATCTTCCAGAAAAGAAAGGAGTGATTCACGCTTTTTCTTCGAACTACGAGTGGGCGAAGAAGTTCATCGACCTTGGATTTCTGCTCGGAATAGGTGGGCCTGTGACGTACCCGAAGAACGAGTCTTTGAGAGAAGTTGTAAAAAAAGTGGGGCTCGAGCACATCGTCCTGGAGACGGATTGTCCTTTCCTTCCACCTCAGCCGTTCAGGGGGAAAAGAAACGAACCGAAGTACTTGAAATACGTGATAGAGACGATCGCAGGTGTGTTGAGCACGTCTTACCTGATCGTGGAGGAAAGAACGACAGAAAATGCATTCAAGCTTTTCAAGGGGTGA
- the cysE gene encoding serine O-acetyltransferase gives MRLFKKVGEFFKDFVSVFRYISEDLEMYLNLDPAAESKLQVFFFYASFQGLMWYRFAHFLYKWKLKILAYIIYYFIRVVFSMDIHPAAQIAPGVVIDHGIGVVIGSTATVGRGTLIYHGVTLGTKKPCGGKRHPDIGENVMIGTGAKILGPIKVGNNAVVGANAVVLEDVPEGAVVVGVPAKIVKWRRDLYNDGKANRKHSDSEDRFGGLEDILEAGEKQSRG, from the coding sequence ATGCGGCTGTTCAAGAAAGTGGGTGAGTTCTTCAAGGATTTCGTGAGCGTCTTCAGGTACATCTCGGAAGATCTCGAGATGTACCTGAATCTCGATCCCGCCGCAGAGAGTAAACTACAGGTGTTCTTCTTCTACGCTTCCTTCCAGGGTCTCATGTGGTACAGATTCGCCCATTTTCTCTACAAGTGGAAACTAAAGATTCTCGCTTATATCATCTATTACTTCATCCGCGTGGTGTTTTCCATGGACATCCACCCTGCCGCTCAGATCGCTCCCGGTGTGGTGATAGACCACGGCATCGGAGTGGTCATAGGGAGCACCGCGACGGTGGGAAGAGGAACGCTCATCTACCATGGAGTAACACTGGGAACGAAAAAGCCCTGCGGAGGAAAACGTCATCCCGATATTGGCGAAAACGTGATGATAGGAACGGGAGCAAAGATCCTCGGCCCAATAAAGGTGGGGAACAACGCCGTCGTAGGTGCGAACGCCGTCGTTCTGGAGGATGTCCCAGAAGGGGCGGTCGTTGTAGGCGTTCCAGCGAAAATTGTCAAATGGAGGAGGGATCTGTACAATGATGGAAAGGCTAATAGGAAACACTCCGATAGTGAGGATCGATTCGGTGGACTCGAGGATATTCTTGAAGCTGGAGAGAAACAATCCAGGGGGTAG
- the cysK gene encoding cysteine synthase A, which produces MMERLIGNTPIVRIDSVDSRIFLKLERNNPGGSVKDRPALFMILDAEKRGLLKNGIVEPTSGNMGIAIAMIGAKRGHRVILTMPETMSVERRKVLKMLGAELVLTPGDLGMKGAIEKAKEIAQETGAHMLQQFENPCNVYSHQFTTGPEILRQMDYRIDAFVAGVGTGGTISGVGRVLKTFFGDRVKIVAVEPAKSPVLSGGQPGKHSIQGIGAGFVPKILDRSVIDEVITVEDEEAYEMARYLARKEGLLVGVSSGANVAAALKVVQKLGKDARVVTVAPDHAERYLSIL; this is translated from the coding sequence ATGATGGAAAGGCTAATAGGAAACACTCCGATAGTGAGGATCGATTCGGTGGACTCGAGGATATTCTTGAAGCTGGAGAGAAACAATCCAGGGGGTAGTGTGAAAGATAGACCCGCTCTTTTCATGATTCTCGACGCCGAAAAGAGGGGTCTTCTCAAAAACGGAATAGTGGAGCCAACGAGTGGAAACATGGGAATCGCCATAGCGATGATCGGAGCAAAAAGAGGACACCGTGTGATCCTCACGATGCCCGAAACAATGAGTGTGGAAAGAAGAAAGGTTCTAAAGATGCTCGGAGCAGAGCTGGTCCTCACCCCGGGGGATCTGGGAATGAAGGGAGCTATAGAGAAAGCAAAAGAAATTGCCCAGGAAACAGGAGCCCATATGCTTCAGCAGTTCGAAAATCCCTGCAACGTCTACTCACATCAGTTCACCACGGGACCTGAGATACTGAGACAGATGGATTATCGGATAGATGCTTTCGTTGCGGGTGTGGGAACGGGTGGTACGATCAGTGGTGTTGGAAGGGTTCTGAAGACCTTCTTTGGAGACAGGGTGAAGATAGTAGCGGTGGAACCGGCAAAATCTCCTGTTCTCTCCGGTGGGCAGCCTGGAAAACATTCCATTCAGGGTATAGGAGCAGGATTCGTTCCGAAGATACTCGACAGATCCGTGATAGATGAAGTGATCACCGTGGAGGACGAAGAAGCCTATGAAATGGCGAGGTACCTCGCAAGGAAAGAGGGGCTCCTCGTGGGAGTTTCGTCCGGTGCGAACGTTGCCGCCGCACTGAAAGTGGTGCAAAAACTCGGAAAAGATGCGAGAGTTGTGACCGTTGCACCCGATCACGCAGAAAGATATCTGAGCATCCTATGA
- a CDS encoding DUF123 domain-containing protein, giving the protein MKGTYVLLLKLERSVTLKHGKKTSHLKPGYYAYVGSAMGGFSKRIPRYFLGTQKKHWHIDYLLDHAQIAGLIMFYGRRLEEKLSRVLLSHFEGIEGFGASDLRVKTCLFRVDPPELFSLLGGFHEDRDTRRSQKHRRKQDQGG; this is encoded by the coding sequence ATGAAGGGAACGTACGTCTTGCTTCTGAAACTCGAAAGAAGTGTTACTCTGAAACACGGAAAGAAAACCTCACACCTGAAACCGGGCTACTACGCGTACGTGGGATCCGCAATGGGAGGCTTCTCGAAGAGAATCCCCCGTTATTTTTTGGGCACCCAGAAAAAACACTGGCACATAGACTACCTTCTGGATCACGCACAGATCGCAGGACTGATCATGTTCTACGGGAGAAGACTGGAAGAGAAACTTTCCCGTGTGCTATTATCCCACTTTGAGGGCATAGAAGGTTTCGGCGCCAGCGATCTCAGGGTGAAGACTTGCCTTTTTCGTGTCGATCCTCCTGAACTCTTCTCACTCCTGGGGGGGTTCCATGAGGATAGAGATACTCGACGGTCACAGAAACATCGGAGGAAACAAGATCAGGGTGGTTGA